Proteins from a genomic interval of Acinonyx jubatus isolate Ajub_Pintada_27869175 chromosome B4, VMU_Ajub_asm_v1.0, whole genome shotgun sequence:
- the PCBP2 gene encoding poly(rC)-binding protein 2 isoform X1 produces MDTGVIEGGLNVTLTIRLLMHGKEVGSIIGKKGESVKKMREESGARINISEGNCPERIITLAGPTNAIFKAFAMIIDKLEEDISSSMTNSTAASRPPVTLRLVVPASQCGSLIGKGGCKIKEIRESTGAQVQVAGDMLPNSTERAITIAGIPQSIIECVKQICVVMLETLSQSPPKGVTIPYRPKPSSSPVIFAGGQDRYSTGSDSASFPHTTPSMCLNPDLEGPPLEAYTIQGQYAIPQPDLTKLHQLAMQQSHFPMTHGNTGFSGIESSSPEVKGYWAGLDASAQTTSHELTIPNDLIGCIIGRQGAKINEIRQMSGAQIKIANPVEGSTDRQVTITGSAASISLAQYLINVSLENAKPSSQAASVTIPDHLSINLSQPSTPSSSSSSSTTTPSLATAGTSDAPSSLPNPLPTAPCVSSLLGMKPIPLLALNVVSAAKGTGASATTTTTSAVPCVTNKLKGEKQRFSPY; encoded by the exons ATGGACACCGGTGTGATTGAAGGTGGATTAAATGTCACTCTCACCATCCGGCTACTTATGCATGGAAAG GAAGTTGGCAGTATCATCGGAAAG AAAGGAGAATCAGTTAAGAAGATGCGTGAGGAG agtGGTGCACGTATCAACATCTCAGAAGGGAATTGTCCTGAGAGAATTATCACTTTGGCTGGACCCACTAATGCCATCTTCAAAGCCTTTGCTATGATCATTGACAAACTGGAAGAG gacATCAGCAGCTCTATGACCAATAGCACAGCTGCCAGTAGACCCCCAGTAACCCTGAGGCTGGTGGTCCCTGCTAGTCAGTGTGGCTCTCTCATTGGGAAAGGTGGTTGCAAGATCAAGGAAATACGAGAG AGTACAGGGGCTCAGGTCCAGGTGGCAGGGGATATGCTCCCCAACTCAACTGAGCGGGCCATCACTATTGCTGGCATTCCGCAATCCATCATTGAGTGTGTGAAACAGATCTGCGTGGTCATGTTGGA gactcTCTCCCAGTCCCCCCCGAAGGGCGTGACCATCCCGTACCGGCCCAAGCCGTCCAGTTCTCCAGTCATCTTTGCAGGTGGTCAG GACAGGTACAGCACAGGCAGCGACAGTGCGAGCTTTCCCCACACCACCCCGTCCATGTGCCTCAACCCTGACCTGGAGGGACCACCTCTAGAG GCCTATACCATTCAAGGACAGTATGCCATTCCACAGCCAGAT TTGACCAAGCTGCACCAGTTGGCAATGCAACAGTCTCATTTTCCCATGACGCATGGCAACACCGGATTCAGTG GCATTGAATCCAGCTCTCCAGAGGTGAAAGGCTATTGGg CAGGTTTGGATGCATCTGCTCAGACTACTTCTCATGAACTCACCATTCCAAACGAT ttgaTTGGCTGCATAATCGGGCGCCAAGGCGCCAAAATCAATGAGATCCGTCAGATGTCTGGGGCGCAGATCAAAATTGCGAACCCAGTGGAAGGATCTACTGATAGGCAGGTTACCATCACTGGATCTGCTGCCAGCATTAGCCTGGCTCAATATCTAATCAATGTCAG TTTAGAAAACGCTAAACCCTCCTCCCAGGCAGCCTCCGTCACGATCCCTGATCACCTCAGCATCAACCTCTCTCAACCCTCcaccccttcttcttcttcttcctcctccaccaccaccccctcgcTCGCCACAGCGGGGACCTCCGACGCACCCTCCAGCCTCCCCAACCCTCTTCCGACCGCCCCTTGTGTCTCCAGTCTGCTTGGCATGAAACCCATCCCTCTCCTGGCTCTAAATGTTGTGTCTGCTGCTAAGGGTACCGGGGCTTCagctaccaccaccaccacctctgccGTGCCATGTGTAACTAACAAACTGAAAGGCGAGAAACAGAGATTCTCCCCCTACTGA
- the PCBP2 gene encoding poly(rC)-binding protein 2 isoform X7, with protein MDTGVIEGGLNVTLTIRLLMHGKEVGSIIGKKGESVKKMREESGARINISEGNCPERIITLAGPTNAIFKAFAMIIDKLEEDISSSMTNSTAASRPPVTLRLVVPASQCGSLIGKGGCKIKEIRESTGAQVQVAGDMLPNSTERAITIAGIPQSIIECVKQICVVMLESPPKGVTIPYRPKPSSSPVIFAGGQAYTIQGQYAIPQPDLTKLHQLAMQQSHFPMTHGNTGFSGIESSSPEVKGYWAGLDASAQTTSHELTIPNDLIGCIIGRQGAKINEIRQMSGAQIKIANPVEGSTDRQVTITGSAASISLAQYLINVSLENAKPSSQAASVTIPDHLSINLSQPSTPSSSSSSSTTTPSLATAGTSDAPSSLPNPLPTAPCVSSLLGMKPIPLLALNVVSAAKGTGASATTTTTSAVPCVTNKLKGEKQRFSPY; from the exons ATGGACACCGGTGTGATTGAAGGTGGATTAAATGTCACTCTCACCATCCGGCTACTTATGCATGGAAAG GAAGTTGGCAGTATCATCGGAAAG AAAGGAGAATCAGTTAAGAAGATGCGTGAGGAG agtGGTGCACGTATCAACATCTCAGAAGGGAATTGTCCTGAGAGAATTATCACTTTGGCTGGACCCACTAATGCCATCTTCAAAGCCTTTGCTATGATCATTGACAAACTGGAAGAG gacATCAGCAGCTCTATGACCAATAGCACAGCTGCCAGTAGACCCCCAGTAACCCTGAGGCTGGTGGTCCCTGCTAGTCAGTGTGGCTCTCTCATTGGGAAAGGTGGTTGCAAGATCAAGGAAATACGAGAG AGTACAGGGGCTCAGGTCCAGGTGGCAGGGGATATGCTCCCCAACTCAACTGAGCGGGCCATCACTATTGCTGGCATTCCGCAATCCATCATTGAGTGTGTGAAACAGATCTGCGTGGTCATGTTGGAG TCCCCCCCGAAGGGCGTGACCATCCCGTACCGGCCCAAGCCGTCCAGTTCTCCAGTCATCTTTGCAGGTGGTCAG GCCTATACCATTCAAGGACAGTATGCCATTCCACAGCCAGAT TTGACCAAGCTGCACCAGTTGGCAATGCAACAGTCTCATTTTCCCATGACGCATGGCAACACCGGATTCAGTG GCATTGAATCCAGCTCTCCAGAGGTGAAAGGCTATTGGg CAGGTTTGGATGCATCTGCTCAGACTACTTCTCATGAACTCACCATTCCAAACGAT ttgaTTGGCTGCATAATCGGGCGCCAAGGCGCCAAAATCAATGAGATCCGTCAGATGTCTGGGGCGCAGATCAAAATTGCGAACCCAGTGGAAGGATCTACTGATAGGCAGGTTACCATCACTGGATCTGCTGCCAGCATTAGCCTGGCTCAATATCTAATCAATGTCAG TTTAGAAAACGCTAAACCCTCCTCCCAGGCAGCCTCCGTCACGATCCCTGATCACCTCAGCATCAACCTCTCTCAACCCTCcaccccttcttcttcttcttcctcctccaccaccaccccctcgcTCGCCACAGCGGGGACCTCCGACGCACCCTCCAGCCTCCCCAACCCTCTTCCGACCGCCCCTTGTGTCTCCAGTCTGCTTGGCATGAAACCCATCCCTCTCCTGGCTCTAAATGTTGTGTCTGCTGCTAAGGGTACCGGGGCTTCagctaccaccaccaccacctctgccGTGCCATGTGTAACTAACAAACTGAAAGGCGAGAAACAGAGATTCTCCCCCTACTGA
- the PCBP2 gene encoding poly(rC)-binding protein 2 isoform X18, with protein sequence MDTGVIEGGLNVTLTIRLLMHGKEVGSIIGKKGESVKKMREESGARINISEGNCPERIITLAGPTNAIFKAFAMIIDKLEEDISSSMTNSTAASRPPVTLRLVVPASQCGSLIGKGGCKIKEIRESTGAQVQVAGDMLPNSTERAITIAGIPQSIIECVKQICVVMLESPPKGVTIPYRPKPSSSPVIFAGGQDRYSTGSDSASFPHTTPSMCLNPDLEGPPLEAYTIQGQYAIPQPDLTKLHQLAMQQSHFPMTHGNTGFSGIESSSPEVKGYWGLDASAQTTSHELTIPNDLIGCIIGRQGAKINEIRQMSGAQIKIANPVEGSTDRQVTITGSAASISLAQYLINVRLSSETGGMGSS encoded by the exons ATGGACACCGGTGTGATTGAAGGTGGATTAAATGTCACTCTCACCATCCGGCTACTTATGCATGGAAAG GAAGTTGGCAGTATCATCGGAAAG AAAGGAGAATCAGTTAAGAAGATGCGTGAGGAG agtGGTGCACGTATCAACATCTCAGAAGGGAATTGTCCTGAGAGAATTATCACTTTGGCTGGACCCACTAATGCCATCTTCAAAGCCTTTGCTATGATCATTGACAAACTGGAAGAG gacATCAGCAGCTCTATGACCAATAGCACAGCTGCCAGTAGACCCCCAGTAACCCTGAGGCTGGTGGTCCCTGCTAGTCAGTGTGGCTCTCTCATTGGGAAAGGTGGTTGCAAGATCAAGGAAATACGAGAG AGTACAGGGGCTCAGGTCCAGGTGGCAGGGGATATGCTCCCCAACTCAACTGAGCGGGCCATCACTATTGCTGGCATTCCGCAATCCATCATTGAGTGTGTGAAACAGATCTGCGTGGTCATGTTGGAG TCCCCCCCGAAGGGCGTGACCATCCCGTACCGGCCCAAGCCGTCCAGTTCTCCAGTCATCTTTGCAGGTGGTCAG GACAGGTACAGCACAGGCAGCGACAGTGCGAGCTTTCCCCACACCACCCCGTCCATGTGCCTCAACCCTGACCTGGAGGGACCACCTCTAGAG GCCTATACCATTCAAGGACAGTATGCCATTCCACAGCCAGAT TTGACCAAGCTGCACCAGTTGGCAATGCAACAGTCTCATTTTCCCATGACGCATGGCAACACCGGATTCAGTG GCATTGAATCCAGCTCTCCAGAGGTGAAAGGCTATTGGg GTTTGGATGCATCTGCTCAGACTACTTCTCATGAACTCACCATTCCAAACGAT ttgaTTGGCTGCATAATCGGGCGCCAAGGCGCCAAAATCAATGAGATCCGTCAGATGTCTGGGGCGCAGATCAAAATTGCGAACCCAGTGGAAGGATCTACTGATAGGCAGGTTACCATCACTGGATCTGCTGCCAGCATTAGCCTGGCTCAATATCTAATCAATGTCAG
- the PCBP2 gene encoding poly(rC)-binding protein 2 isoform X16, with protein sequence MDTGVIEGGLNVTLTIRLLMHGKEVGSIIGKKGESVKKMREESGARINISEGNCPERIITLAGPTNAIFKAFAMIIDKLEEDISSSMTNSTAASRPPVTLRLVVPASQCGSLIGKGGCKIKEIRESTGAQVQVAGDMLPNSTERAITIAGIPQSIIECVKQICVVMLETLSQSPPKGVTIPYRPKPSSSPVIFAGGQDRYSTGSDSASFPHTTPSMCLNPDLEGPPLEAYTIQGQYAIPQPDLTKLHQLAMQQSHFPMTHGNTGFSGIESSSPEVKGYWGLDASAQTTSHELTIPNDLIGCIIGRQGAKINEIRQMSGAQIKIANPVEGSTDRQVTITGSAASISLAQYLINVRLSSETGGMGSS encoded by the exons ATGGACACCGGTGTGATTGAAGGTGGATTAAATGTCACTCTCACCATCCGGCTACTTATGCATGGAAAG GAAGTTGGCAGTATCATCGGAAAG AAAGGAGAATCAGTTAAGAAGATGCGTGAGGAG agtGGTGCACGTATCAACATCTCAGAAGGGAATTGTCCTGAGAGAATTATCACTTTGGCTGGACCCACTAATGCCATCTTCAAAGCCTTTGCTATGATCATTGACAAACTGGAAGAG gacATCAGCAGCTCTATGACCAATAGCACAGCTGCCAGTAGACCCCCAGTAACCCTGAGGCTGGTGGTCCCTGCTAGTCAGTGTGGCTCTCTCATTGGGAAAGGTGGTTGCAAGATCAAGGAAATACGAGAG AGTACAGGGGCTCAGGTCCAGGTGGCAGGGGATATGCTCCCCAACTCAACTGAGCGGGCCATCACTATTGCTGGCATTCCGCAATCCATCATTGAGTGTGTGAAACAGATCTGCGTGGTCATGTTGGA gactcTCTCCCAGTCCCCCCCGAAGGGCGTGACCATCCCGTACCGGCCCAAGCCGTCCAGTTCTCCAGTCATCTTTGCAGGTGGTCAG GACAGGTACAGCACAGGCAGCGACAGTGCGAGCTTTCCCCACACCACCCCGTCCATGTGCCTCAACCCTGACCTGGAGGGACCACCTCTAGAG GCCTATACCATTCAAGGACAGTATGCCATTCCACAGCCAGAT TTGACCAAGCTGCACCAGTTGGCAATGCAACAGTCTCATTTTCCCATGACGCATGGCAACACCGGATTCAGTG GCATTGAATCCAGCTCTCCAGAGGTGAAAGGCTATTGGg GTTTGGATGCATCTGCTCAGACTACTTCTCATGAACTCACCATTCCAAACGAT ttgaTTGGCTGCATAATCGGGCGCCAAGGCGCCAAAATCAATGAGATCCGTCAGATGTCTGGGGCGCAGATCAAAATTGCGAACCCAGTGGAAGGATCTACTGATAGGCAGGTTACCATCACTGGATCTGCTGCCAGCATTAGCCTGGCTCAATATCTAATCAATGTCAG
- the PCBP2 gene encoding poly(rC)-binding protein 2 isoform X5, translating into MDTGVIEGGLNVTLTIRLLMHGKEVGSIIGKKGESVKKMREESGARINISEGNCPERIITLAGPTNAIFKAFAMIIDKLEEDISSSMTNSTAASRPPVTLRLVVPASQCGSLIGKGGCKIKEIRESTGAQVQVAGDMLPNSTERAITIAGIPQSIIECVKQICVVMLETLSQSPPKGVTIPYRPKPSSSPVIFAGGQDRYSTGSDSASFPHTTPSMCLNPDLEGPPLEAYTIQGQYAIPQPDLTKLHQLAMQQSHFPMTHGNTGFSGLDASAQTTSHELTIPNDLIGCIIGRQGAKINEIRQMSGAQIKIANPVEGSTDRQVTITGSAASISLAQYLINVSLENAKPSSQAASVTIPDHLSINLSQPSTPSSSSSSSTTTPSLATAGTSDAPSSLPNPLPTAPCVSSLLGMKPIPLLALNVVSAAKGTGASATTTTTSAVPCVTNKLKGEKQRFSPY; encoded by the exons ATGGACACCGGTGTGATTGAAGGTGGATTAAATGTCACTCTCACCATCCGGCTACTTATGCATGGAAAG GAAGTTGGCAGTATCATCGGAAAG AAAGGAGAATCAGTTAAGAAGATGCGTGAGGAG agtGGTGCACGTATCAACATCTCAGAAGGGAATTGTCCTGAGAGAATTATCACTTTGGCTGGACCCACTAATGCCATCTTCAAAGCCTTTGCTATGATCATTGACAAACTGGAAGAG gacATCAGCAGCTCTATGACCAATAGCACAGCTGCCAGTAGACCCCCAGTAACCCTGAGGCTGGTGGTCCCTGCTAGTCAGTGTGGCTCTCTCATTGGGAAAGGTGGTTGCAAGATCAAGGAAATACGAGAG AGTACAGGGGCTCAGGTCCAGGTGGCAGGGGATATGCTCCCCAACTCAACTGAGCGGGCCATCACTATTGCTGGCATTCCGCAATCCATCATTGAGTGTGTGAAACAGATCTGCGTGGTCATGTTGGA gactcTCTCCCAGTCCCCCCCGAAGGGCGTGACCATCCCGTACCGGCCCAAGCCGTCCAGTTCTCCAGTCATCTTTGCAGGTGGTCAG GACAGGTACAGCACAGGCAGCGACAGTGCGAGCTTTCCCCACACCACCCCGTCCATGTGCCTCAACCCTGACCTGGAGGGACCACCTCTAGAG GCCTATACCATTCAAGGACAGTATGCCATTCCACAGCCAGAT TTGACCAAGCTGCACCAGTTGGCAATGCAACAGTCTCATTTTCCCATGACGCATGGCAACACCGGATTCAGTG GTTTGGATGCATCTGCTCAGACTACTTCTCATGAACTCACCATTCCAAACGAT ttgaTTGGCTGCATAATCGGGCGCCAAGGCGCCAAAATCAATGAGATCCGTCAGATGTCTGGGGCGCAGATCAAAATTGCGAACCCAGTGGAAGGATCTACTGATAGGCAGGTTACCATCACTGGATCTGCTGCCAGCATTAGCCTGGCTCAATATCTAATCAATGTCAG TTTAGAAAACGCTAAACCCTCCTCCCAGGCAGCCTCCGTCACGATCCCTGATCACCTCAGCATCAACCTCTCTCAACCCTCcaccccttcttcttcttcttcctcctccaccaccaccccctcgcTCGCCACAGCGGGGACCTCCGACGCACCCTCCAGCCTCCCCAACCCTCTTCCGACCGCCCCTTGTGTCTCCAGTCTGCTTGGCATGAAACCCATCCCTCTCCTGGCTCTAAATGTTGTGTCTGCTGCTAAGGGTACCGGGGCTTCagctaccaccaccaccacctctgccGTGCCATGTGTAACTAACAAACTGAAAGGCGAGAAACAGAGATTCTCCCCCTACTGA
- the PCBP2 gene encoding poly(rC)-binding protein 2 isoform X2 — MDTGVIEGGLNVTLTIRLLMHGKEVGSIIGKKGESVKKMREESGARINISEGNCPERIITLAGPTNAIFKAFAMIIDKLEEDISSSMTNSTAASRPPVTLRLVVPASQCGSLIGKGGCKIKEIRESTGAQVQVAGDMLPNSTERAITIAGIPQSIIECVKQICVVMLETLSQSPPKGVTIPYRPKPSSSPVIFAGGQDRYSTGSDSASFPHTTPSMCLNPDLEGPPLEAYTIQGQYAIPQPDLTKLHQLAMQQSHFPMTHGNTGFSGIESSSPEVKGYWGLDASAQTTSHELTIPNDLIGCIIGRQGAKINEIRQMSGAQIKIANPVEGSTDRQVTITGSAASISLAQYLINVSLENAKPSSQAASVTIPDHLSINLSQPSTPSSSSSSSTTTPSLATAGTSDAPSSLPNPLPTAPCVSSLLGMKPIPLLALNVVSAAKGTGASATTTTTSAVPCVTNKLKGEKQRFSPY; from the exons ATGGACACCGGTGTGATTGAAGGTGGATTAAATGTCACTCTCACCATCCGGCTACTTATGCATGGAAAG GAAGTTGGCAGTATCATCGGAAAG AAAGGAGAATCAGTTAAGAAGATGCGTGAGGAG agtGGTGCACGTATCAACATCTCAGAAGGGAATTGTCCTGAGAGAATTATCACTTTGGCTGGACCCACTAATGCCATCTTCAAAGCCTTTGCTATGATCATTGACAAACTGGAAGAG gacATCAGCAGCTCTATGACCAATAGCACAGCTGCCAGTAGACCCCCAGTAACCCTGAGGCTGGTGGTCCCTGCTAGTCAGTGTGGCTCTCTCATTGGGAAAGGTGGTTGCAAGATCAAGGAAATACGAGAG AGTACAGGGGCTCAGGTCCAGGTGGCAGGGGATATGCTCCCCAACTCAACTGAGCGGGCCATCACTATTGCTGGCATTCCGCAATCCATCATTGAGTGTGTGAAACAGATCTGCGTGGTCATGTTGGA gactcTCTCCCAGTCCCCCCCGAAGGGCGTGACCATCCCGTACCGGCCCAAGCCGTCCAGTTCTCCAGTCATCTTTGCAGGTGGTCAG GACAGGTACAGCACAGGCAGCGACAGTGCGAGCTTTCCCCACACCACCCCGTCCATGTGCCTCAACCCTGACCTGGAGGGACCACCTCTAGAG GCCTATACCATTCAAGGACAGTATGCCATTCCACAGCCAGAT TTGACCAAGCTGCACCAGTTGGCAATGCAACAGTCTCATTTTCCCATGACGCATGGCAACACCGGATTCAGTG GCATTGAATCCAGCTCTCCAGAGGTGAAAGGCTATTGGg GTTTGGATGCATCTGCTCAGACTACTTCTCATGAACTCACCATTCCAAACGAT ttgaTTGGCTGCATAATCGGGCGCCAAGGCGCCAAAATCAATGAGATCCGTCAGATGTCTGGGGCGCAGATCAAAATTGCGAACCCAGTGGAAGGATCTACTGATAGGCAGGTTACCATCACTGGATCTGCTGCCAGCATTAGCCTGGCTCAATATCTAATCAATGTCAG TTTAGAAAACGCTAAACCCTCCTCCCAGGCAGCCTCCGTCACGATCCCTGATCACCTCAGCATCAACCTCTCTCAACCCTCcaccccttcttcttcttcttcctcctccaccaccaccccctcgcTCGCCACAGCGGGGACCTCCGACGCACCCTCCAGCCTCCCCAACCCTCTTCCGACCGCCCCTTGTGTCTCCAGTCTGCTTGGCATGAAACCCATCCCTCTCCTGGCTCTAAATGTTGTGTCTGCTGCTAAGGGTACCGGGGCTTCagctaccaccaccaccacctctgccGTGCCATGTGTAACTAACAAACTGAAAGGCGAGAAACAGAGATTCTCCCCCTACTGA
- the PCBP2 gene encoding poly(rC)-binding protein 2 isoform X10 translates to MDTGVIEGGLNVTLTIRLLMHGKEVGSIIGKKGESVKKMREESGARINISEGNCPERIITLAGPTNAIFKAFAMIIDKLEEDISSSMTNSTAASRPPVTLRLVVPASQCGSLIGKGGCKIKEIRESTGAQVQVAGDMLPNSTERAITIAGIPQSIIECVKQICVVMLETLSQSPPKGVTIPYRPKPSSSPVIFAGGQAYTIQGQYAIPQPDLTKLHQLAMQQSHFPMTHGNTGFSGLDASAQTTSHELTIPNDLIGCIIGRQGAKINEIRQMSGAQIKIANPVEGSTDRQVTITGSAASISLAQYLINVSLENAKPSSQAASVTIPDHLSINLSQPSTPSSSSSSSTTTPSLATAGTSDAPSSLPNPLPTAPCVSSLLGMKPIPLLALNVVSAAKGTGASATTTTTSAVPCVTNKLKGEKQRFSPY, encoded by the exons ATGGACACCGGTGTGATTGAAGGTGGATTAAATGTCACTCTCACCATCCGGCTACTTATGCATGGAAAG GAAGTTGGCAGTATCATCGGAAAG AAAGGAGAATCAGTTAAGAAGATGCGTGAGGAG agtGGTGCACGTATCAACATCTCAGAAGGGAATTGTCCTGAGAGAATTATCACTTTGGCTGGACCCACTAATGCCATCTTCAAAGCCTTTGCTATGATCATTGACAAACTGGAAGAG gacATCAGCAGCTCTATGACCAATAGCACAGCTGCCAGTAGACCCCCAGTAACCCTGAGGCTGGTGGTCCCTGCTAGTCAGTGTGGCTCTCTCATTGGGAAAGGTGGTTGCAAGATCAAGGAAATACGAGAG AGTACAGGGGCTCAGGTCCAGGTGGCAGGGGATATGCTCCCCAACTCAACTGAGCGGGCCATCACTATTGCTGGCATTCCGCAATCCATCATTGAGTGTGTGAAACAGATCTGCGTGGTCATGTTGGA gactcTCTCCCAGTCCCCCCCGAAGGGCGTGACCATCCCGTACCGGCCCAAGCCGTCCAGTTCTCCAGTCATCTTTGCAGGTGGTCAG GCCTATACCATTCAAGGACAGTATGCCATTCCACAGCCAGAT TTGACCAAGCTGCACCAGTTGGCAATGCAACAGTCTCATTTTCCCATGACGCATGGCAACACCGGATTCAGTG GTTTGGATGCATCTGCTCAGACTACTTCTCATGAACTCACCATTCCAAACGAT ttgaTTGGCTGCATAATCGGGCGCCAAGGCGCCAAAATCAATGAGATCCGTCAGATGTCTGGGGCGCAGATCAAAATTGCGAACCCAGTGGAAGGATCTACTGATAGGCAGGTTACCATCACTGGATCTGCTGCCAGCATTAGCCTGGCTCAATATCTAATCAATGTCAG TTTAGAAAACGCTAAACCCTCCTCCCAGGCAGCCTCCGTCACGATCCCTGATCACCTCAGCATCAACCTCTCTCAACCCTCcaccccttcttcttcttcttcctcctccaccaccaccccctcgcTCGCCACAGCGGGGACCTCCGACGCACCCTCCAGCCTCCCCAACCCTCTTCCGACCGCCCCTTGTGTCTCCAGTCTGCTTGGCATGAAACCCATCCCTCTCCTGGCTCTAAATGTTGTGTCTGCTGCTAAGGGTACCGGGGCTTCagctaccaccaccaccacctctgccGTGCCATGTGTAACTAACAAACTGAAAGGCGAGAAACAGAGATTCTCCCCCTACTGA
- the PCBP2 gene encoding poly(rC)-binding protein 2 isoform X4 — MDTGVIEGGLNVTLTIRLLMHGKEVGSIIGKKGESVKKMREESGARINISEGNCPERIITLAGPTNAIFKAFAMIIDKLEEDISSSMTNSTAASRPPVTLRLVVPASQCGSLIGKGGCKIKEIRESTGAQVQVAGDMLPNSTERAITIAGIPQSIIECVKQICVVMLETLSQSPPKGVTIPYRPKPSSSPVIFAGGQDRYSTGSDSASFPHTTPSMCLNPDLEGPPLEAYTIQGQYAIPQPDLTKLHQLAMQQSHFPMTHGNTGFSAGLDASAQTTSHELTIPNDLIGCIIGRQGAKINEIRQMSGAQIKIANPVEGSTDRQVTITGSAASISLAQYLINVSLENAKPSSQAASVTIPDHLSINLSQPSTPSSSSSSSTTTPSLATAGTSDAPSSLPNPLPTAPCVSSLLGMKPIPLLALNVVSAAKGTGASATTTTTSAVPCVTNKLKGEKQRFSPY; from the exons ATGGACACCGGTGTGATTGAAGGTGGATTAAATGTCACTCTCACCATCCGGCTACTTATGCATGGAAAG GAAGTTGGCAGTATCATCGGAAAG AAAGGAGAATCAGTTAAGAAGATGCGTGAGGAG agtGGTGCACGTATCAACATCTCAGAAGGGAATTGTCCTGAGAGAATTATCACTTTGGCTGGACCCACTAATGCCATCTTCAAAGCCTTTGCTATGATCATTGACAAACTGGAAGAG gacATCAGCAGCTCTATGACCAATAGCACAGCTGCCAGTAGACCCCCAGTAACCCTGAGGCTGGTGGTCCCTGCTAGTCAGTGTGGCTCTCTCATTGGGAAAGGTGGTTGCAAGATCAAGGAAATACGAGAG AGTACAGGGGCTCAGGTCCAGGTGGCAGGGGATATGCTCCCCAACTCAACTGAGCGGGCCATCACTATTGCTGGCATTCCGCAATCCATCATTGAGTGTGTGAAACAGATCTGCGTGGTCATGTTGGA gactcTCTCCCAGTCCCCCCCGAAGGGCGTGACCATCCCGTACCGGCCCAAGCCGTCCAGTTCTCCAGTCATCTTTGCAGGTGGTCAG GACAGGTACAGCACAGGCAGCGACAGTGCGAGCTTTCCCCACACCACCCCGTCCATGTGCCTCAACCCTGACCTGGAGGGACCACCTCTAGAG GCCTATACCATTCAAGGACAGTATGCCATTCCACAGCCAGAT TTGACCAAGCTGCACCAGTTGGCAATGCAACAGTCTCATTTTCCCATGACGCATGGCAACACCGGATTCAGTG CAGGTTTGGATGCATCTGCTCAGACTACTTCTCATGAACTCACCATTCCAAACGAT ttgaTTGGCTGCATAATCGGGCGCCAAGGCGCCAAAATCAATGAGATCCGTCAGATGTCTGGGGCGCAGATCAAAATTGCGAACCCAGTGGAAGGATCTACTGATAGGCAGGTTACCATCACTGGATCTGCTGCCAGCATTAGCCTGGCTCAATATCTAATCAATGTCAG TTTAGAAAACGCTAAACCCTCCTCCCAGGCAGCCTCCGTCACGATCCCTGATCACCTCAGCATCAACCTCTCTCAACCCTCcaccccttcttcttcttcttcctcctccaccaccaccccctcgcTCGCCACAGCGGGGACCTCCGACGCACCCTCCAGCCTCCCCAACCCTCTTCCGACCGCCCCTTGTGTCTCCAGTCTGCTTGGCATGAAACCCATCCCTCTCCTGGCTCTAAATGTTGTGTCTGCTGCTAAGGGTACCGGGGCTTCagctaccaccaccaccacctctgccGTGCCATGTGTAACTAACAAACTGAAAGGCGAGAAACAGAGATTCTCCCCCTACTGA